From a single Cytophagales bacterium WSM2-2 genomic region:
- a CDS encoding UDP-glucose 4-epimerase, producing the protein MKILITGGLGYVGGRLSLALSESYDVIVSSRGEVSGEMCNVLNKSSFVNHALLLKTDSFPKGVDTVIHLAALNEIDSVKFPEQAIEVNVNQTRQILENAIRNGVQRIIYFSTIHVYGKSLSGEITEQTLTLPTHPYAITHRAAEDYIMSAHYAGKIQGIVVRMSNSFGPPLFPVVNRWTLLVNDICRQAVTFKQIKLISNGCQFRDFITLTDVIDAIVFLVGHASAGGILNLSSGKSVTVKEMSELVKLVAEKVLRVNVPIVMPPDVPTTEVYFQILPDRLKSIGFVPQNRVQLELEDLISFCNRHFN; encoded by the coding sequence ATGAAAATACTGATCACAGGTGGCCTGGGATATGTCGGTGGAAGATTGTCACTGGCACTTTCAGAATCCTATGACGTTATTGTGAGCTCTCGAGGAGAGGTGAGTGGGGAAATGTGCAATGTCCTGAACAAAAGTTCATTTGTAAACCATGCCTTATTGCTGAAAACTGATTCCTTTCCCAAAGGAGTTGACACGGTGATACACCTTGCCGCATTGAATGAAATTGATTCCGTTAAATTCCCCGAACAGGCAATCGAAGTAAACGTTAATCAGACCCGACAAATTCTTGAGAATGCGATTCGTAACGGGGTTCAGCGAATCATTTATTTCTCCACGATTCATGTTTACGGAAAATCGCTTTCAGGTGAAATTACAGAGCAGACCCTGACACTCCCGACTCATCCTTATGCGATAACACATCGTGCGGCCGAGGATTATATTATGTCCGCGCATTATGCCGGAAAAATACAAGGCATTGTTGTCAGGATGTCTAACTCCTTCGGACCGCCTCTCTTTCCAGTCGTGAATCGCTGGACATTACTTGTAAATGACATATGCCGGCAAGCGGTAACTTTCAAACAAATCAAACTGATCTCTAATGGCTGTCAATTTCGGGATTTCATCACTTTAACTGACGTTATCGACGCGATTGTGTTTTTGGTAGGTCATGCTTCAGCAGGTGGTATCTTAAATTTATCTTCGGGAAAATCCGTGACTGTTAAAGAAATGAGCGAGCTCGTGAAGCTCGTGGCAGAGAAGGTATTAAGAGTGAATGTGCCCATAGTTATGCCGCCCGATGTGCCTACAACAGAGGTTTATTTTCAGATTCTCCCGGATCGCCTTAAATCAATTGGGTTTGTGCCGCAGAATAGAGTACAACTGGAATTAGAGGACCTGATTTCCTTTTGCAATCGCCATTTTAATTAA
- a CDS encoding CDP-glucose 4,6-dehydratase: MEGMELKFGSVFLNKKVIVTGNTGFKGAWLTVWLLKLGAKVVGISKDVPTDPSMFYSLDLKNKLTHYEQDIRDLGGIKKIFTEEKPDFLFHMAAQPIVSLSYSNPIETITSNVIGTANILEALRSLETPCCAVIITSDKCYDNVEWTWGYRENDPLGGKDPYSASKGAAELMVKTYFHSFFAKSNSHIRITSVRAGNVIGGGDWAVSRIVPDCIRAWVKGNAVELRNPNATRPWQHVLEPLSGYLRSAQILSQQPEKSHGEAFNFGPNADQSHTVFELLEKISSFWNLGTLKEFFVLNTIQNFHEAGLLKLNCDKALHFLNWKPVLEFNQAAEFTALWYRYFYSSRNEAEIFDFTSNQIDEYTRLATEKKLQWTQK, from the coding sequence ATGGAAGGTATGGAATTGAAATTCGGTAGTGTTTTTTTAAATAAAAAGGTGATCGTCACGGGTAATACCGGATTTAAGGGTGCGTGGCTCACGGTATGGCTTTTAAAATTGGGCGCGAAGGTGGTCGGGATTTCGAAAGATGTACCTACGGATCCTTCGATGTTTTATTCCCTCGATCTAAAAAATAAACTTACACATTATGAACAGGATATCCGTGACCTCGGAGGCATAAAAAAGATCTTCACTGAAGAGAAGCCAGATTTTTTATTCCATATGGCAGCGCAGCCTATTGTTTCTTTGTCGTATAGCAATCCAATAGAGACCATTACCAGCAACGTGATCGGCACGGCTAATATACTGGAAGCACTTAGGTCGCTGGAAACTCCCTGTTGTGCTGTAATTATCACAAGTGATAAATGCTATGACAACGTTGAATGGACCTGGGGTTACCGTGAAAATGATCCACTGGGTGGAAAAGATCCTTACAGTGCTTCAAAAGGTGCTGCAGAGCTAATGGTGAAAACTTACTTTCATTCTTTTTTTGCTAAGAGCAATAGTCATATAAGAATTACCTCCGTGAGAGCTGGAAATGTGATTGGGGGTGGCGATTGGGCTGTTAGCAGGATTGTACCCGACTGCATCAGGGCCTGGGTCAAAGGCAACGCTGTGGAATTGAGAAACCCAAATGCAACACGACCATGGCAGCACGTGCTGGAGCCGCTTAGCGGATACTTAAGGAGCGCACAAATCCTTTCGCAACAACCGGAGAAAAGCCATGGTGAAGCTTTTAATTTTGGACCGAATGCAGATCAAAGCCACACGGTGTTTGAGTTACTGGAGAAAATATCTTCATTCTGGAATCTGGGGACATTGAAAGAATTCTTTGTGCTCAATACCATTCAAAATTTTCACGAAGCTGGTTTGCTCAAACTGAATTGTGATAAAGCACTTCATTTCCTGAATTGGAAACCTGTACTTGAGTTTAATCAAGCTGCAGAATTTACGGCACTCTGGTACCGGTATTTTTATTCATCCCGGAACGAGGCTGAGATATTTGATTTTACGAGTAATCAGATTGACGAGTATACTCGACTGGCAACAGAGAAGAAATTGCAATGGACACAGAAATGA
- a CDS encoding glucose-1-phosphate cytidylyltransferase — protein MKVLLLSGGFGTRLSEETETRPKPMAEIGGKPILWHIMKMYSHYGFNDFIVLLGYKGYQIKEYFFNYYLHQSDVTIDLLTNKMDVHTNKSEPWKITLLDTGVNTMTGGRIKRAKEFINNEPFLLTYGDGVADIDISRTVQFHKSHKKLITMTSVQPEGRFGALSFGESDKVNSFMEKPKGDGTWINGGFFVCQPEVMNYISGDDTIFEREPLEKLAAEEQLYSYKHEGFWKCMDTLRDKNQLNELWSGNNPKWKVWN, from the coding sequence ATGAAAGTGTTATTACTGTCCGGCGGCTTTGGTACCAGACTTAGTGAAGAGACGGAGACGCGCCCTAAACCTATGGCTGAAATAGGGGGGAAGCCCATCTTGTGGCACATCATGAAAATGTATTCCCACTATGGCTTTAATGATTTTATCGTTCTTTTAGGCTACAAGGGCTACCAGATAAAAGAGTATTTTTTTAACTATTACCTCCATCAAAGTGATGTGACCATTGATCTTCTTACGAATAAGATGGACGTGCATACCAATAAATCAGAGCCCTGGAAAATTACTTTGCTTGACACGGGAGTCAATACAATGACTGGCGGACGAATAAAACGGGCGAAAGAATTTATAAATAATGAACCATTTCTACTTACTTATGGTGATGGCGTTGCAGATATAGATATTTCCAGGACTGTGCAGTTTCACAAGTCGCACAAGAAATTGATTACGATGACTTCCGTACAACCTGAAGGGAGGTTTGGAGCTTTGTCGTTTGGTGAATCGGATAAGGTTAACTCATTTATGGAAAAGCCGAAAGGTGACGGCACCTGGATCAATGGAGGTTTCTTTGTATGTCAACCTGAAGTAATGAATTACATTTCAGGTGATGATACTATTTTTGAAAGAGAGCCTTTGGAAAAACTGGCGGCAGAGGAACAGCTTTATTCTTACAAGCATGAAGGTTTTTGGAAATGCATGGATACCTTGCGGGATAAAAATCAATTGAATGAACTTTGGTCTGGAAATAATCCAAAATGGAAGGTATGGAATTGA
- the wbpG gene encoding LPS biosynthesis protein WbpG, translating into MVLSKDDPEYRQCTFTVMDNIADPDIKFDGKGICNYYYDYKTAEQNEVVTEKMGLTKLEQLVNQMKEAGKGNRYDCIIGLSGGVDSTYVAYLVTQFGLRPLAVHLDNGWNSELAVKNIENIVNKLNIDLYTIVVDWIEFRDIQLSYLNASVIDIEIVSDHAILAAMYKLASEKKIGFIVSGTNVVTEHIMPPSWIYRKMDYANLKNIHDIYGKVKLKTYPYMDFKRYVYYSAFLKLNPISILNYVPYDKKKVKQIIAQELDWRDYGGKHHESLFTKFYQAYILPQKFKVDKRKPHLSTLICSSQLGRDEALRELEKPLYDENELTTDKEYVLKKLGLSHEQFEAILLAPSRSHLEFKSDIKQKQYYMKILQKTQKLRTFFR; encoded by the coding sequence ATGGTTTTGAGCAAGGACGATCCCGAGTACAGACAGTGCACATTCACAGTCATGGACAATATAGCTGATCCAGACATTAAGTTCGATGGCAAAGGTATTTGTAATTATTACTACGACTATAAAACTGCTGAGCAGAATGAGGTGGTTACCGAAAAAATGGGCCTAACAAAGTTAGAGCAACTTGTTAACCAAATGAAGGAGGCTGGGAAAGGGAATCGGTACGATTGCATTATCGGATTAAGCGGAGGAGTTGATAGTACTTATGTTGCATACCTTGTTACGCAGTTTGGGTTGCGCCCCCTTGCCGTTCATCTGGATAATGGCTGGAACTCTGAGCTGGCAGTGAAAAATATAGAGAACATTGTGAATAAACTTAACATTGATCTTTATACGATAGTAGTTGACTGGATTGAGTTTAGAGATATCCAGTTGTCATATTTAAATGCATCTGTAATTGATATAGAAATTGTTTCCGATCACGCCATATTAGCAGCGATGTACAAATTGGCAAGTGAAAAAAAAATTGGATTTATTGTTAGTGGTACAAATGTGGTCACGGAACACATAATGCCACCGAGCTGGATTTATCGAAAGATGGATTATGCTAATCTTAAAAACATCCATGACATATATGGAAAGGTTAAATTAAAGACTTATCCCTATATGGATTTTAAAAGGTATGTGTATTACTCGGCCTTTCTTAAGCTTAATCCTATTTCCATTTTGAATTATGTGCCATATGACAAGAAGAAAGTAAAACAAATTATTGCTCAGGAATTGGATTGGCGTGATTATGGCGGAAAGCACCATGAATCGCTTTTTACTAAATTTTATCAAGCATATATCTTGCCTCAGAAATTTAAGGTTGACAAGCGTAAGCCTCACTTGTCAACCTTAATATGTTCAAGTCAGTTGGGGCGTGATGAAGCACTAAGGGAGCTTGAGAAACCATTGTATGATGAAAATGAATTGACAACCGACAAGGAATATGTACTGAAGAAACTAGGCTTAAGTCATGAGCAGTTTGAAGCTATCTTATTAGCACCATCCAGAAGTCATTTAGAATTTAAATCAGATATAAAACAGAAACAATACTATATGAAGATACTTCAAAAGACTCAAAAGCTGAGAACATTTTTTAGATGA
- the hisF2 gene encoding putative imidazole glycerol phosphate synthase subunit hisF2 → MKRIRVIPCLLIQNGGLVKSIKFKDHKYVGDPINAVKIFNEKGADEIVILDRTANLKGPDITKIKDIASEAFMPLSYGGGITTLDQIKQLITGGVEKVVLNTNAFKKKGLVREGARYAGSQSIVVSIDVKKNFFGKYKVFIENGTKNTGQDPIEYAKAVVVAGAGEILLTSIDMDGTFGGFDCELIHQISSSVNVPVVASGGASTIQDFVKAVENGASALAAGSMFVFQGPHRAVLISYPSESELKEKLFLHFN, encoded by the coding sequence ATGAAGCGTATCAGAGTTATTCCGTGTCTTTTAATTCAAAATGGTGGACTCGTAAAGTCAATAAAATTTAAGGATCATAAGTATGTAGGAGACCCAATCAATGCGGTTAAGATTTTCAATGAGAAAGGTGCGGATGAGATTGTAATCTTAGATCGTACAGCTAATTTGAAAGGGCCTGACATCACTAAAATTAAGGATATTGCCAGCGAAGCTTTCATGCCTCTCAGTTACGGTGGAGGTATCACAACGCTGGATCAAATAAAGCAGCTAATTACTGGGGGGGTTGAAAAAGTGGTACTCAATACAAATGCTTTTAAAAAGAAAGGACTTGTTCGCGAAGGTGCCAGGTACGCCGGCAGTCAAAGTATTGTAGTTTCGATTGATGTCAAGAAAAATTTCTTTGGAAAATATAAAGTCTTCATTGAAAACGGCACAAAAAATACTGGACAAGACCCGATCGAATACGCTAAGGCAGTAGTCGTAGCTGGAGCTGGCGAAATTTTACTCACCTCAATCGATATGGATGGTACGTTTGGGGGATTCGACTGCGAGCTTATTCATCAAATTAGTTCTTCCGTGAACGTACCCGTAGTAGCTTCAGGAGGAGCTTCAACAATTCAGGACTTCGTAAAAGCTGTGGAAAATGGAGCCTCAGCGCTGGCTGCAGGTAGCATGTTTGTATTTCAAGGTCCTCATCGTGCCGTACTTATAAGTTACCCAAGTGAATCAGAATTAAAAGAAAAATTATTTTTGCACTTTAATTAA
- the hisH2 gene encoding imidazole glycerol phosphate synthase subunit HisH 2, with the protein MICIIDYGVGNLASIQNMLKRIGFESKISSHENDVVVAQKIILPGVGAFDTCATQLQRSGLVNCLTQKVIAEKTPLLGVCVGMQLLLEGSEEGSLPGLGWIKGTNVKFRQEKMPNGYKIPHMGWTNVVMTKKSKLIMELETESRFYFVHSYHARLVDQQDAVLTSDYGYSFVAAVERNNILGVQFHPEKSHQFGMKLLRNFVKNY; encoded by the coding sequence ATGATTTGTATAATCGATTACGGAGTTGGAAACCTAGCCTCCATTCAAAACATGTTGAAGCGAATAGGTTTTGAATCAAAAATATCTTCTCATGAAAATGATGTGGTTGTTGCTCAGAAAATAATTCTTCCTGGGGTTGGAGCTTTTGATACCTGTGCAACTCAACTTCAGCGGTCTGGTTTGGTGAATTGTTTAACTCAAAAAGTAATTGCTGAGAAGACTCCGTTATTAGGTGTTTGCGTGGGAATGCAGTTGTTATTGGAGGGGAGTGAAGAAGGTTCACTTCCAGGCCTCGGATGGATAAAAGGGACAAATGTAAAATTCAGACAAGAAAAAATGCCTAACGGCTATAAAATTCCTCACATGGGTTGGACTAATGTTGTTATGACTAAAAAGTCAAAGCTTATTATGGAATTGGAAACTGAGTCGAGATTTTATTTTGTGCATTCTTATCATGCGCGGTTGGTCGATCAGCAAGATGCAGTTCTTACCTCCGATTATGGCTACTCTTTCGTTGCAGCAGTTGAACGCAACAATATTCTTGGCGTGCAATTTCATCCGGAAAAGAGCCATCAGTTTGGTATGAAGTTGTTGCGGAATTTTGTAAAGAACTACTAA
- a CDS encoding aminotransferase: MNINVTKSFLPPIEEYETLLDGIWKSSWLTNNGPLLNDLESKLKGFLRLDHLAIVNNGTIALQLAIKSLELKGEIITTPFSYVATASSIFWEGCTPVFADIDPNTFNLNPREISKAITKKTTAILATHVYGNPCEVEMIHDIAKANNLKVIYDGAHAFGTFYHGKSIFEYGDISTASFHSTKLFHMVEGGAVVTKDKELLEKIAWLRNFGHNGPEAFHGCGINGKNSELHAAMGLCVIKYIEYILERRKKLSIHYKRRLEGLDIAYQRISNSVEYNNSYFPIIFENEDLLLKSVKILNENSVFPRRYFYPSLNRLPYVNYVNCPVSENISKRVLCLPLYPDLREEEIDLIAGLLHRAKNQKG, translated from the coding sequence GTGAATATTAATGTAACAAAATCATTTCTGCCTCCGATTGAAGAGTATGAAACGCTACTCGATGGCATATGGAAGAGTAGTTGGCTGACAAATAACGGGCCATTGCTAAATGACCTAGAGTCTAAATTAAAAGGATTTTTGAGACTCGATCATCTGGCTATAGTAAATAATGGAACTATTGCATTACAGTTAGCCATTAAGTCCCTAGAGTTGAAGGGAGAAATCATCACAACTCCATTTTCTTATGTGGCAACCGCGTCCTCTATTTTTTGGGAGGGGTGTACTCCTGTGTTCGCTGATATTGACCCCAATACGTTTAATTTAAATCCACGAGAAATAAGCAAGGCCATTACAAAAAAGACAACCGCAATACTGGCCACGCATGTTTATGGCAATCCTTGCGAAGTGGAGATGATTCATGATATAGCAAAGGCCAACAATTTGAAAGTTATCTATGATGGAGCCCATGCGTTTGGAACTTTTTATCATGGTAAATCGATTTTCGAATACGGAGATATTAGTACAGCTAGTTTTCACTCCACAAAACTTTTCCATATGGTGGAGGGTGGGGCCGTGGTAACCAAGGATAAGGAGCTACTTGAAAAGATCGCGTGGCTTAGAAATTTTGGTCACAATGGGCCTGAGGCATTTCACGGATGTGGAATTAACGGTAAAAATAGTGAGCTTCATGCGGCAATGGGATTATGTGTTATAAAGTATATCGAGTATATTCTGGAAAGACGAAAGAAATTATCGATCCATTACAAAAGAAGATTAGAGGGCCTAGACATTGCGTATCAGAGAATATCAAATTCTGTTGAATACAATAATTCCTATTTCCCAATCATTTTCGAGAATGAAGATTTACTCTTAAAATCAGTAAAAATATTGAATGAGAACTCCGTTTTTCCACGAAGATATTTTTATCCCTCTCTCAATAGGTTACCCTATGTTAATTATGTGAATTGCCCGGTAAGTGAAAATATATCTAAGCGAGTTTTGTGTTTACCTCTATATCCTGATTTGAGAGAGGAGGAGATTGATCTAATTGCGGGGCTTCTTCATCGCGCTAAAAATCAAAAAGGATGA
- the wzc_2 gene encoding sugar transporter yields the protein MSNEESISRALTHAKQDAVKIDFKRIIYRILRYWYLVAGSLVISLSVAFLKNRYAVKIFPVTASVIIREKEETSGAELLYSNSLVDPYRNYLNEPYIIRSYPLIGKVIEDLNFEVAFYQEGNIKTSEAYGLPVKVRLLARNGSYGASLVFKAIDERVYSIKSATDKVTEEKLFNYNDSIEFLGHHFVVLKEPTQSIQRIKGVPYLLTFLNPLSVTGSYVNRLNVDWAEEGAGILNLTINGPNPEKEIDFMNGLINTYQKYDLEKKNQIAERTIQFIKNQLDQISDSLRIFEDQLQQFKLSNSANKLDDEAKRLFDKLTPLEAQKTELIIHSNYFDYLIKYINTGKNLDLIILPSAVGVNDGILTGIVNKMIDIQLELKLFMGKGRDDNPLVLSGMKRLNEIKSNLVESVNTLRMTDKFKSELLERQIKEIEKQLGHLPAAQRQFVSIQRNYSLLESLYVFMMQKMSEAGISRASNISDIVMVNPPMKGGLISPNTRQNTLFGWLAGLAIPILFFALMEFVNQKIQSKEDIDRATSIPFIGGIGHYNQKENLAVNYMPKSAVAESFRAVRSNLNYFTGSQLKRVFMVSSSISGEGKTFSTINLATVFAMSGRKTLIIGADMRKPKIYSDFNLDNLKGLSGYLSQLNTFSEIIQHTSIENLDLISGGPVPPNPSELLLTEHFENLIKEALAVYDYVLVDTPPLAVVTDAFVIAKYVDHTIFVVRQNYTPKAFLNDINEYYVSGKLKNISIVLNDIYKSGFGYGYGYGYGYGYSYGYGYGYGKKKNGDGYYS from the coding sequence ATGAGCAACGAGGAATCTATATCTAGAGCGCTGACTCATGCGAAGCAGGATGCCGTAAAGATCGATTTTAAAAGAATTATTTATCGAATTCTCAGGTACTGGTATCTGGTGGCTGGATCACTCGTGATCTCGCTATCGGTAGCATTTCTCAAGAACAGGTATGCTGTTAAAATTTTTCCGGTAACAGCCTCGGTGATTATCCGGGAAAAAGAGGAGACCAGTGGAGCCGAATTGCTCTATAGCAATTCGTTAGTTGACCCCTACCGGAATTATCTGAATGAACCCTATATTATTCGCTCCTACCCACTTATTGGTAAGGTCATTGAAGACCTGAATTTTGAGGTCGCTTTCTATCAGGAGGGAAATATCAAGACTTCTGAAGCATATGGCCTCCCGGTCAAGGTAAGGCTCCTGGCTCGCAACGGTTCGTACGGTGCATCCCTTGTATTTAAAGCCATTGATGAGCGTGTCTATTCGATTAAAAGCGCGACAGATAAAGTCACGGAAGAAAAATTATTTAATTACAATGATAGTATTGAATTTCTTGGCCATCATTTCGTTGTGCTTAAAGAGCCAACCCAGAGTATTCAAAGAATAAAGGGTGTTCCTTACCTCCTTACTTTTTTGAACCCGCTGTCGGTTACGGGCTCGTACGTTAACAGACTTAACGTGGATTGGGCGGAGGAAGGTGCAGGTATACTCAACCTGACGATCAATGGTCCCAATCCGGAAAAAGAAATTGATTTCATGAATGGGCTTATCAATACCTACCAGAAGTATGACTTGGAAAAGAAAAACCAAATTGCTGAACGCACCATTCAGTTTATTAAAAATCAGCTTGATCAGATTTCGGATTCATTAAGGATTTTTGAAGATCAACTCCAACAATTTAAACTCTCTAACTCGGCCAATAAGCTGGACGATGAAGCTAAGCGGCTTTTTGATAAGTTGACTCCTCTGGAAGCCCAGAAAACCGAGTTGATAATTCATTCGAATTATTTTGACTACCTGATTAAGTATATCAATACCGGAAAGAATTTGGATCTCATTATCCTACCAAGTGCCGTTGGAGTTAATGATGGTATCCTTACTGGCATAGTAAACAAGATGATTGATATTCAATTGGAGCTTAAACTCTTCATGGGAAAAGGTCGTGACGATAATCCGCTGGTACTGTCAGGTATGAAACGTCTCAACGAAATTAAAAGTAATCTTGTAGAATCGGTCAATACGTTGCGTATGACGGATAAATTCAAATCTGAACTGCTTGAAAGACAGATAAAAGAAATTGAAAAACAGTTAGGTCATTTGCCCGCCGCCCAAAGGCAATTTGTGTCGATTCAGCGTAATTACTCCTTACTGGAGAGCCTTTATGTTTTCATGATGCAAAAAATGTCTGAGGCTGGAATATCGAGAGCATCTAATATTTCCGACATCGTAATGGTCAATCCCCCAATGAAAGGGGGACTAATTTCTCCAAATACGAGACAGAATACACTGTTCGGTTGGCTGGCAGGTCTGGCAATTCCAATTTTGTTTTTTGCTTTGATGGAATTCGTTAATCAAAAAATTCAGTCGAAAGAAGACATTGATAGAGCAACGAGCATTCCATTTATCGGAGGAATAGGCCATTACAACCAAAAAGAAAATTTGGCTGTTAACTACATGCCAAAGTCCGCAGTTGCTGAATCTTTTCGAGCCGTTCGGTCCAACTTAAATTACTTTACAGGAAGTCAGTTGAAAAGGGTATTCATGGTTAGCAGTTCTATCAGCGGAGAAGGAAAAACATTTTCTACGATTAACCTGGCAACCGTATTTGCAATGTCAGGAAGAAAAACGCTGATCATCGGTGCTGATATGCGCAAACCAAAAATTTATAGTGACTTTAACCTCGATAATCTCAAAGGGCTTAGTGGATACCTTAGCCAGTTGAATACTTTTTCGGAAATTATTCAGCACACCTCTATAGAAAATCTTGATTTGATAAGTGGGGGACCGGTGCCTCCCAATCCTTCGGAGTTATTGCTTACGGAGCACTTTGAAAATTTGATTAAAGAGGCGCTTGCGGTCTATGATTACGTACTCGTGGACACCCCGCCCTTGGCTGTTGTCACAGATGCCTTTGTGATAGCGAAGTATGTGGATCATACTATTTTTGTTGTTCGTCAAAATTACACCCCAAAGGCATTTCTGAACGACATCAATGAATACTATGTTTCGGGCAAATTGAAGAACATAAGTATTGTTTTAAACGATATTTATAAATCGGGTTTTGGATATGGGTACGGGTACGGGTACGGTTATGGTTACAGTTATGGCTACGGTTATGGCTATGGAAAGAAGAAAAATGGAGACGGATACTATTCATAA
- the wza gene encoding sugar transporter produces MRSILLLFFAALTVFSSCVPNRKFLYLQKNDLAKKKSPTDTITRTYDLEPFEYRIQANDIISVRYQSLTQKEFDFLAQQSQQNAGANVATSGVLLLGELVDHRGEIPMPVVGKVKVSGLTVFQVQDTLQKLANLYLEGPVVKVRLLNYRFTILGEVVKEGAITFGNNRVSLPEAIGLAGGLHELADRSNIKIIRQNGNKVEVHYVNLLDENFFKSPFYYVHQNDIVIVPPLRQRPYRMYFGQNLSLILSSVSVLLLIITLNKK; encoded by the coding sequence ATGCGAAGCATTTTACTTCTATTTTTTGCTGCACTGACAGTATTTTCATCCTGTGTACCCAATCGTAAATTTCTTTATTTGCAAAAGAATGATTTAGCAAAAAAAAAATCCCCCACTGATACGATAACACGTACTTATGATTTAGAACCCTTCGAGTATAGAATTCAGGCAAATGACATCATTTCGGTTCGTTATCAATCTTTAACGCAAAAAGAGTTTGATTTTTTGGCGCAGCAAAGCCAGCAGAATGCAGGAGCCAATGTTGCTACCAGTGGAGTATTGCTCCTCGGTGAATTGGTAGATCATAGAGGTGAGATTCCAATGCCGGTTGTTGGAAAGGTAAAAGTATCCGGCCTCACTGTTTTTCAGGTTCAGGATACATTACAAAAACTAGCTAACTTATATCTGGAAGGCCCTGTTGTGAAAGTGCGCCTTTTAAATTATAGGTTTACTATTTTGGGTGAAGTAGTGAAGGAGGGGGCCATTACTTTTGGAAACAACCGTGTAAGCTTGCCGGAAGCCATTGGCCTTGCTGGTGGGTTACACGAACTGGCCGATCGTTCAAATATAAAAATTATCCGACAAAACGGAAATAAGGTCGAAGTTCATTACGTCAATCTCCTGGACGAAAATTTCTTCAAGTCACCATTCTACTACGTGCATCAGAATGACATCGTCATTGTTCCTCCCCTTCGGCAACGTCCTTACCGAATGTACTTTGGACAAAACTTGTCATTAATCTTGTCGTCTGTATCAGTTTTGCTGCTCATCATAACCCTTAATAAAAAGTAA